The following coding sequences are from one Streptomyces venezuelae window:
- a CDS encoding ABC transporter ATP-binding protein produces MATTTTRPEQPATSAHLLGAATRYSAARCTVLALCAVAGSGAALLLPLAIGRALDAVLTGHLTGRGDTDATRWILACAALIAASALLDALDGVLTGTTNARTTAWLRGRVVRHVLAVGPRTTARFAPGDLVARLIDNAAHAGIAPATAAALLAALVTPVGAVVALALIDGWLAVAFVAGAPVLFFLLRAFVRVSSDCVARYQQVQGDIAGRLSEAIGGARTIAAAHTEDKEAARVLRTLPELSRQGHRMWRVQGRSQAQAVAVAPLLQIAVAAVAGHLVLQERISVGDLLAASRYAVLATGVGMLVGQLGGLVRARAAARRLEEVLAEPETVHGTRGLPPAGGRLELRGVRASRGGRTVLDGVDLTVPAGSTVAVVGRSGAGKSLLAALAGRLADPDEGDVALDGVPLDSLSREELRREVGYAFERPALLGATLEGTIGFGAPRPAPERVREAARAARADPFITRLPDGYATPCAEAPLSGGEAQRLGLARAFARGGRFLILDDAMSSLDTVTEHHIAEALLRHTPHRSRLIIAHRAATAARADTVAWLHEGRIRAVGTHAELWQRAEYRQVFGS; encoded by the coding sequence ATGGCGACGACCACCACCCGCCCCGAACAACCCGCCACCTCCGCACACCTGTTGGGCGCCGCGACCCGGTACAGCGCCGCCCGCTGCACCGTCCTCGCCCTCTGCGCCGTCGCGGGATCGGGCGCCGCCCTGCTCCTGCCGCTCGCCATCGGCCGCGCCCTGGACGCCGTCCTCACCGGCCACCTCACCGGCCGCGGCGACACCGACGCCACCCGCTGGATCCTCGCCTGCGCCGCACTGATCGCCGCGAGCGCACTCCTCGACGCCCTCGACGGCGTCCTCACCGGCACCACCAACGCCCGCACCACGGCCTGGCTGCGCGGACGCGTCGTCCGCCACGTGCTCGCCGTCGGACCGCGCACCACCGCCCGCTTCGCCCCCGGCGACCTCGTCGCCCGCCTCATCGACAACGCCGCGCACGCGGGCATCGCGCCCGCCACCGCCGCCGCGCTCCTCGCCGCCCTGGTCACCCCCGTCGGCGCCGTGGTCGCCCTCGCCCTCATCGACGGCTGGCTCGCCGTGGCGTTCGTCGCGGGCGCACCCGTCCTCTTCTTCCTCCTGCGCGCGTTCGTGCGCGTCTCCTCCGACTGCGTGGCCCGCTACCAGCAGGTCCAGGGCGACATCGCGGGCCGCCTCAGCGAGGCGATCGGCGGGGCGCGGACCATCGCCGCCGCGCACACCGAGGACAAGGAGGCGGCACGGGTCCTGCGGACGCTGCCCGAACTCTCCCGCCAGGGCCACCGGATGTGGCGCGTCCAGGGCCGCTCCCAGGCCCAGGCCGTCGCCGTCGCACCGCTGCTGCAGATCGCGGTCGCCGCGGTGGCGGGCCATCTCGTGCTCCAGGAACGCATCAGCGTCGGCGACCTGCTGGCCGCGTCCCGGTACGCGGTGCTCGCCACCGGCGTCGGCATGCTCGTCGGACAGCTCGGCGGCCTGGTACGGGCGCGGGCCGCGGCGCGACGTCTGGAAGAGGTGCTCGCGGAACCCGAGACGGTCCACGGGACTCGTGGACTCCCGCCCGCCGGCGGCCGGTTGGAGCTGCGCGGGGTGCGGGCGAGCCGCGGCGGGCGCACCGTGCTCGACGGCGTCGACCTCACGGTCCCCGCGGGCTCCACGGTCGCCGTGGTCGGCCGGTCCGGCGCCGGGAAGTCCCTGCTCGCCGCCCTCGCGGGCCGCCTCGCCGACCCCGACGAAGGAGACGTGGCCCTCGACGGCGTCCCCCTCGACTCGCTCAGCCGCGAGGAACTGCGCCGCGAGGTCGGCTACGCCTTCGAGCGGCCCGCACTGCTCGGCGCCACCCTGGAGGGCACCATCGGTTTCGGCGCGCCCCGCCCGGCACCCGAACGCGTCCGCGAGGCGGCCCGCGCCGCCCGCGCCGACCCCTTCATCACCCGCCTCCCCGACGGCTACGCCACCCCCTGCGCCGAAGCACCCCTGTCCGGCGGCGAGGCCCAACGCCTCGGCCTGGCGCGGGCGTTCGCGCGCGGCGGGCGGTTCCTCATCCTCGACGACGCGATGTCCAGCCTGGACACGGTCACCGAGCACCACATCGCCGAGGCCCTGCTCCGCCACACCCCGCACCGGAGCCGCCTGATCATCGCCCACCGCGCGGCGACGGCGGCCCGCGCCGACACGGTGGCCTGGCTGCACGAGGGCCGGATCCGGGCCGTGGGCACGCACGCGGAGCTGTGGCAACGGGCTGAGTACCGGCAGGTGTTCGGCTCGTGA
- a CDS encoding SapB/AmfS family lanthipeptide, whose protein sequence is MALLDLQSMESDEMTGGGGGGGSVASLLLCWSDASIVLCL, encoded by the coding sequence ATGGCACTCCTCGACCTGCAGAGCATGGAATCCGACGAGATGACCGGTGGCGGCGGCGGTGGCGGCAGCGTGGCCAGCCTCCTCCTCTGCTGGAGCGACGCCAGCATCGTGCTCTGCCTCTGA
- a CDS encoding ATP-binding cassette domain-containing protein yields MNRSSEATPTPPPGPYRRGVRFLWRRWRVVLRLALWSVLETGQTFLTGYALAHALDDGFLDGRESVGLGWLGAAALGVLVAAYGTGRVYRAVADLVEPLRDSLVRQVVGRGLREADGGAVSRLTQQVEIARDTFAGLVMVSRSFVFTAVGALVGLFSLDPLLLLVVAPPLLAGIGLFVATLRPLARRQEEFLVADEELAGQLGVVAPGLRDVAAAGAEQDVAEGIDRGVAAEYAAAGTLARWGVLRTAALAIGGQLPLVLLLATGPWLLANGVTPGALVGALAYVTQALLPALHNLVHGLGASGSRLAIVLRRLIWDAPGNSAPCEDVTPERRTSPAPALRLSALTFAYGPHAEPVLKDLELTVARGEHLAVVGPSGIGKSTMAGIVAGLLEPDAGDVRVDGHAVRGPGAVGRRVLIPQEAYVFTGTLRDNLRYLREDPVPDPELLAAAEAIGLTPLVERLGGPDADLVPAELSAGERQLIALTRAYLSYAPLVILDEATCHLDPVAESRAERAFAARPGGTLVVIAHRISSARRADRVLVMDGAHALCGRHDELMERSPLYRDLNGAGEWGAAPDEEAAVSHPPLSLRDPYRVDPVPRPGLPGDRGHVVAHRSVGQMEAVGDLGDRRAPGGE; encoded by the coding sequence GTGAACCGGTCCTCCGAGGCCACACCGACGCCGCCACCGGGCCCGTACCGCAGGGGTGTCCGCTTCCTGTGGCGCAGGTGGCGGGTCGTACTGCGGCTCGCGCTGTGGTCCGTCCTGGAGACCGGGCAGACGTTCCTCACCGGGTACGCCCTCGCGCACGCACTCGACGACGGATTCCTCGACGGACGCGAGTCGGTCGGCCTCGGCTGGCTGGGCGCGGCCGCGCTCGGCGTGCTCGTCGCCGCGTACGGCACGGGGCGCGTGTACCGCGCGGTCGCCGACCTGGTGGAACCGCTGCGGGACTCCCTGGTGCGGCAGGTGGTCGGGCGCGGGCTGCGGGAGGCGGACGGCGGCGCCGTGTCGCGGCTCACCCAGCAGGTGGAGATCGCCAGGGACACCTTCGCGGGCCTGGTGATGGTCTCCCGCTCCTTCGTCTTCACGGCCGTGGGCGCGCTGGTCGGCCTGTTCTCGCTGGACCCGCTGCTTCTCCTGGTGGTCGCGCCGCCGCTGCTCGCCGGGATCGGCCTGTTCGTGGCGACGCTGCGCCCGCTGGCCCGCAGGCAGGAGGAGTTCCTGGTCGCGGACGAGGAGCTGGCGGGACAACTGGGCGTCGTGGCGCCGGGGTTGCGGGACGTGGCCGCGGCGGGCGCGGAACAGGACGTGGCCGAGGGGATCGACCGGGGCGTCGCCGCGGAGTACGCCGCGGCCGGCACCCTCGCCCGCTGGGGCGTCCTGCGCACGGCGGCCCTGGCGATCGGCGGCCAGCTCCCGCTGGTGCTGCTCCTCGCCACGGGCCCCTGGCTCCTGGCCAACGGGGTCACCCCGGGCGCGCTGGTGGGCGCCCTCGCGTACGTCACGCAGGCCCTGCTCCCCGCTCTCCACAACCTGGTCCACGGTCTGGGCGCGAGCGGTTCGCGTCTGGCGATCGTCCTGCGGCGCCTGATCTGGGACGCGCCGGGGAACTCCGCACCGTGTGAGGACGTGACACCCGAGCGCCGGACCTCCCCGGCCCCCGCCCTCCGTCTCTCCGCCCTCACCTTCGCCTACGGCCCCCACGCCGAACCCGTCCTGAAGGACCTGGAGCTCACCGTCGCGCGGGGCGAGCACCTCGCCGTCGTCGGACCCAGCGGCATCGGCAAATCCACTATGGCCGGAATTGTTGCCGGACTGCTCGAACCGGACGCGGGCGACGTACGCGTCGACGGGCACGCCGTGCGCGGGCCGGGGGCCGTCGGGCGACGCGTCCTCATCCCGCAGGAGGCGTACGTCTTCACCGGGACGCTGCGCGACAACCTGCGCTACCTCCGGGAGGACCCCGTCCCGGATCCGGAGCTGCTCGCCGCCGCCGAGGCGATCGGCCTGACCCCGCTCGTCGAACGGCTCGGCGGCCCGGACGCCGATCTGGTCCCGGCCGAACTGTCGGCGGGGGAGCGCCAGCTGATCGCGCTGACCCGCGCCTACCTGTCGTACGCCCCGCTCGTGATCCTCGACGAGGCGACCTGTCACCTCGACCCGGTCGCGGAGTCCCGCGCCGAGCGCGCGTTCGCGGCCCGTCCGGGCGGCACGCTGGTGGTCATCGCCCACCGCATCAGCTCGGCCCGCCGTGCCGACCGCGTCCTGGTGATGGACGGGGCGCACGCCCTGTGCGGCCGGCACGACGAGCTGATGGAACGTTCCCCTCTCTACCGGGACCTCAACGGTGCGGGGGAGTGGGGTGCGGCCCCGGACGAGGAGGCCGCCGTGTCACACCCACCCCTCTCCCTGCGAGATCCGTATCGCGTCGATCCTGTTCCGCGCCCCGGTCTTCCGGGTGATCGCGGCCATGTAGTTGCGCACCGTTCCGTGGGACAGATGGAGGCTGTTGGCGATCTCGGCGACCGACGCGCCCCCGGCGGCGAGTGA